From one Coffea eugenioides isolate CCC68of chromosome 11, Ceug_1.0, whole genome shotgun sequence genomic stretch:
- the LOC113752389 gene encoding probably inactive leucine-rich repeat receptor-like protein kinase At3g28040: MTGYIQLTSFLPLVSLNFAGCGLHTFPPLLHINFTSRTSLNLQWNNFNSTIPLWLSNATSLKQLQLDHNSFNVSIPDNLEKFTSPAVHDLSSNFFGIQLPNSFCKLTSLVHMDLNGNNFQGTIPNCFKNLTSLAILNLEANYLEGPIPDSISQMCSLQVLDLSLNHFNSPLPTLIRDPSDCLLNSLKELCFISNASLVTYPVSWKCTGIWSLSNLRELDISNNKFNGSVPSSIGQLLELSLIIIDLSSNQLSGKIPSCLANLQNLHVLDLSNNRFHGKIPNSLGFVEGIHALHLQQNNLHGKLPSSFQNLKNLRILDIGNNGLNDIIHPWIGNLWDLMFLRYHSNYFHGTIPLQLCQLNSLRILILSKNNLSGSVPHCFNNVTTLISEDPQMSYYMKFMLYFERRMLESMKGWELKYSRSLQYLKTIELSENSIPGQIPEEIMELIGLQNLNLSGNCLQGRIPDRIGNLKPLESLDLSRNKLSGPIPPSLSAWNSLSSEPVF; the protein is encoded by the exons ATGACTGGTTATATTCAGTTAACTTCCTTCCTTCCTTTAGTTTCTTTGAATTTTGCTGGCTGCGGACTTCATACATTTCCTCCTCTTTTACATATCAATTTCACATCTCGTACTTCTCTTAATCTTCAGTGGAACAATTTCAACTCCACCATCCCTCTCTGGTTGTCCAATGCCACTAGCCTTAAGCAACTCCAACTTGATCATAACAGCTTTAATGTTTCAATTCCTGACAATCTTGAAAAGTTCACCTCTCCTGCTGTTCATGATCTTTCTTCAAACTTTTTTGGAATTCAACTGCCGAATTCTTTCTGTAAGTTAACTAGTCTTGTTCACATGGATCTCAATGGCAACAATTTCCAAGGCACAATCCCCAATTGCTTTAAGAACCTGACCTCACTTGCCATTCTTAATTTGGAAGCAAATTATCTTGAGGGTCCGATTCCAGATTCAATTAGTCAAATGTGCAGTTTGCAAGTGCTTGATTTGTCCCTAAACCACTTCAATTCACCATTACCAACTCTGATTAGAGATCCATCTGACTGCCTCCTCAATAGTCTGAAGGAGCTGTGTTTTATATCCAATGCTTCTTTGGTTACTTACCCAGTCAGCTGGAAATGTACAGGAATCTGGAG TCTGTCAAACTTAAGGGAGCTGGATATTAGTAACAATAAGTTCAATGGTAGTGTTCCCTCAAGTATTGGACAACTTTTAGAGTTg AGTTTGATAATCATTGATCTATCAAGCAACCAGTTATCAGGAAAGATCCCTTCATGCTTGGCAAACCTCCAAAACTTGCATGTGCTTGACCTCTCAAATAACCGTTTCCATGGCAAAATTCCAAATTCTTTGGGTTTTGTCGAGGGAATCCATGCTTTGCACTTGCAGCAGAACAATCTACACGGAAAGCTTCCATCATCCTTTCAGAACCTAAAGAACTTGCGCATTCTTGATATAGGCAATAATGGATTGAATGACATCATCCATCCATGGATAGGAAATTTGTGGGATCTGATGTTTCTCAGGTATCATTCAAATTACTTTCATGGTACAATTCCTTTGCAACTCTGTCAACTCAATAGCCTGAGGATATTAATCCTGTCCAAGAACAATTTGTCTGGAAGCGTCCCTCATTGTTTCAACAACGTCACTACTTTGATCTCAGAGGATCCACAAATGAGCTATTACATGAAATTTATGCTCTATTTTGAGAGGAGAATGTTGGAATCCATGAAAGGTTGGGAACTCAAGTACTCCAGATCCTTGCAGTATCTTAAAACAATTGAGCTTTCAGAAAATAGTATCCCAGGGCAGATTCCTGAAGAGATAATGGAGCTCATTGGATTGCAAAATTTGAACCTTTCTGGAAATTGTCTCCAAGGACGAATCCCTGACAGGATTGGCAACTTGAAACCACTTGAATCTCTTGATTTGTCTAGAAATAAACTTTCAGGTCCAATACCTCCAAGCTTATCAGCCTGGAATTCTTTGAGCTCAGAACCTGTCTTTTAA